Genomic window (Alligator mississippiensis isolate rAllMis1 chromosome 4, rAllMis1, whole genome shotgun sequence):
tatttttttcaattaattacatttttcaaGTTCTGGGCCCACAGTCAAATTCTGGTTCAATGTTTTATCCTCCTTCTGACACTGAAATTAAAATGTACAGGGTTTTTTAACcgtatttttctcttctcttattCCTCaggaagaaataagaaaagaatgGATGTTCAAATTAGTAGGTAAAGAAACATTTACTGTTGGAGCAGCAAAAGCAAAGGCAACCATTAACATTGATGCAGTGAGTGGCTTTGCCTACGAGTACACCTTGGAGATCGACGGCAAGAGCCTCAAGAAATATATGGAGAGTAGGTCAAAAACAACAAATACCTGGGTATTAAGCTTGGATGGTATGGACTGTAGAGTTGTTTTAGGTAAGTATTGAATCGGTTCATATTACTGGCTTTATGTAATCTTATGTACGTTTTATAAGTGTTTTTGCATTAATGGAAAAGATAGTCTAGTGGCTAACCTTGCCTTGGGCAGATCTGGATTGGAGTCTCCAGTATGTCAGACTTCCTTTTCAGCCTTGGCCACGTTCTTTTGTACTGAGATTTCTTGGCATTTTTGAAAAATCCCTGTTTGCTTAACTTTACAAATCTGGCTATTAGTATTTCTGTGCCCTAGCTTCCTGCCAGTAAAATGGAGTTGCTATCATTTCCCTATGTACAAGAATTTTGTGAGAAAACAGATTGGGAGGCATTTGGGTACCATGGTGAAAGGAACCAGAGAAGATGCTTTGGTGGTACCCTTCCCCTAAAGGGTGCTAGTTATAGAAATGCAGATTATTTTAAACTATCTACAATTTTAAGCCGCACCTATCATTGGAGCATGTTAATACCTGCTTGTTAGCTAGTTATTTGGCCTTAGGATTCATTAGTCAGCATGCAGGAACTCTTAACTGAAGGTGATACTGTGTTATCCTAAGTTTGCCTGTTTTTCAAAATAACTGTTTGGTAAATATTGCTTTTTCCCAAGGTCAAATTGTGCCTTTTCATGTGATTTAAATTAGCATGTACCTTAATATCAGAAACCGCACCAGGCTTGAATAGGATGAGGATTGAGAAGAATTTGAGTAAGGGGTCATCTTAATCCCATATCtagtccttttttatttaaacagcATAAATAAAACAAGCAAGATCTGGCCCCTCCCAGAAAAGGCCAGTCTCAATGTGAATCCTATAATGGAAGCACCTGGGAGGTGGTGTTGGGTAGGATGATCATAACCGTGCTTAACAACAAACAACAGTTACAAATTACTCCTTTTTTTAATACctcttttttttctaatggaCATGGTACATTTTTTTCCAGATGATTTAAGAGTCTGAAAAGTGAGGGTTTTGAAGCTGGTTTTGAGTCGGGTAACAATCTGAATTTTAGAACGTGTTACTTTATTTAATGACCAGCAACTGAAGAAAAAAGTTAAACAATTcaacagaaatattttccttCAGAATACATCAGACAGTATTCAGATTAAGCCAAGTTTTATAGCCAAAGGTCATAGACGAGCAAAAATATGGCTTTATTCTACAATGTGGTTTGACCCTGATGGTGGTAAACCCTACACCCTCTTTTTATGAAGAGTAATTTTGTAATCCAGGCATTATAATTGATCTGGATAATTTCTGAGTTATAATTAAACACTGGCAAaacatttgggatttttaaatctTGCTATTTCATAAAGAAGCATGTCATTCTTGTTCTGTCTTTCTCCCATTTTTACAGAGAAGGACACTATGGATGTCTGGTGCAACggtaaaaaaatggaaacagtggTATGTGGTAACTTTAAAGGCATTCATTTTAGATGCGTATTCTGGTTTATCAGTTGAAACAGACATTTCTTACAGTTAGACCACTAAAATACATGTGGTCTAGGACAAATAGTTTCCTGATAAAGTGACTTTTGTTTTCTAGAGGTGAAATACGTAATTCAGACGGTGTGAGATGAAGTTACCTGTTCGCTGTTTTTTCATTAAAGTGTTTTGTAGAGGAAGAGTTGGGGACACAGACTAAATGGTCCAGGGTCTGATCTGGATCATAGAGCCTACTCATTTCAGTCTTCCTGGATTAGCAGTAACTGATTGTCAAGTAAGGCATGAGGTTCAATATAAcacagatcaggggtgggcagttttgggggctggagggccacttaaggagttttggcaAGTTGGTGAAGGCCATGTGGTGTGGTGCTGACTCAGCCTCCTGTCACGGCTGTTTACACCACCCGGTGCTGGGGGGTAAGGGGGTGTCCCAGTTGATCCTGTTCAGCCCCATTTGTCCTGCACCCAACACTGGAGGCAGTGGACAGAGAGGACAGGTGGATATCTATGGtggctggcctgggaccacagcatgcaaggtggatgagatggggcagtgggcaggcagggagcaggatgggtggccAGGGTGAGGATCACAGGGAGGTGACAGTCCGGGCTAGGGCCCGGGGTAGAGCTGCGATCCACTTCCTGCACGTCCCTGCTACAGATGCCAGTTTTATCTTGGCTCATTTTACACGAGCTGGGTGGTGCGGGGAGGGAAGGATCAGCTGCGCAGGGCTGAATGTGTGGCTTGTCTCCTTACAGAGAGGCTGGGTAATAGGCAAGGGAGGAGCGGTCACGAAGGGAGATACCGAGCTGCAGTACTCTAGTTAAGAATCACTAAACTGTTAAGACAGGCCTTAAAACTGCAGGTCCTTTTCCAGGTCCTCTGAATTGACTTATGTTCAGAATTAGCCATGATGTAAACCAGTGCAACCTCACAGATTTCAGCCGGTACACTAAGGTTGCACTAGGCGCACAAGTTTTGAATTGCAGTGAACATGTCAGTGATACTGCTCATTTAAATCCTTGACCAGATttcaatttgtttaaaaaaagatctGCATGCTCAGCATTCCTGGCAAAGCAAAACCATAGCTGGGAAGTTTTAGTTTTATACTTACCACTTGTCTCAGCTTTTCAGCTACCAAGTACATCATGTGAGGTTTCTACCTGTTAGACCTGTGTGTGttcagtgcttctgaaaatcaggctattATGCAGCATTTTGTTAATAAACATACTAGTGCTTTTCTGTGACATACTGTCTCCTTTATCCCAGGGTGAATTTGTAGAAGATGGAACAGAAACTCACTTCAGCGTTGGTAATCACGATTGTTGCATTAAGGCTGTTAGTAGTGGAAAGCGAAGGGAAGGAATCATTCATACTCTTATTGTGGATGACAGAGAAATTCCAGAGGCTGTGGAGTAGCCTCTATTTAATCCAGCTGTGTTAGAAATAAAGATCAGGGATTTTCAATTACTGTggtaattaattattttaatacgTACTACTTGGTACATTTAGTTTgtgctgtttttattttctaattaCTGTATATGAAATTATATTCTCCGAGAACCAGATGAGCTGTCTGATTATATACAACCTCATACATTGCCAGTTTTTTGTAAATTGTATAAATATATTGTATAACACTAAAGGGAAGAGGGCAAAGTGGACTGAAATCAATTGTTCACGAGGGACACTTTGCTAcaacaaaatatgaaataaataagTAGCAagatctgattttattttatttttttgtcttggttttgcttttaaactttgaaagtggtttgaaGTTCTTGATAAAGCTGCTCCACACAATCTTTAAACAGCTGGTACATGTAGCAACGGACCATtacattttctcattaaaaacagTTTCTTGTAACATACACATTTTGAATGCTTGTTTTAAAATTCACAGTAGGAGAATGAAGAATAGCTATATAtaatgtctatatgtgtataatAAATTTGgatatgcatatgtatgtaaTTACATGGAAATATATACTGTTATTTCAGGATACTCTTAAGAGTAAGGGTAGATAGAAGTCTACTGTGCGTGGTAAGGAAAGATAAACATCTCAGTAGTTTGAAATCTGTTGTAACGTGTAAGATTTTTCTGCGTCAAGTAACTACTTACTCTTAAAAAAGTAAACCTAAGTTTGCAAGATAATTTTATAATGTGAAACACTTGGATAAGTAATAAGTAAGCCAACAGTTAGTTAATAACACTTTGAAACTAGAACTGCCTGTTTTCATGGTGGTGTGTAGGATGGTGGTATGTGGAAAAATATAAAACTAGCAGAAATAAGGGAAGAGAATTTATCAAATGGAAAGACTGAGAAAAgtggaaatatatattttcaagttTTGAGGAAAGAGTTTAAAActtaatttatatatttaaataatctgTATGCCTAGAGCATTACAGATAAGTGCTATGAATTTAGTTATAGAATGCATCTAAAATTCACTGTGGGATAGAGGGAGTGGTAATAAACATTGATGCATCTTGTGTGTTAGCATTGCAACAATATTTTGAAGCTTAACACTGTGCTCTACTTACAGATGAGATGCCTTTTAGAAAACACCCCTATTTGCTGtattaagccagtggttctcaaccttttgaaaTTCACAACAGCCCCTGTTAAACTCAAAGCAcgccttggaaaatgccagctctttacCTCTTGCTCTATTCTTGACTATGAAAAAGTACTAGAGTAATTcttcagttggaaaaaaaactCGGACCACAACACGTCCGAATGGTTTTAATgttgtggattcctgtttgaaacgTCTGAgtttatcttgcgaatcatgTAGACGTTTCTACACCTAACTCTGCTAAAATtgcacagcacccttcaaaggatttcGTGACGCCCCCGTGTGCATCAACACCCTGGTTGATAATCACTGCATTAAATGGTATCTAAATACAAAAACCTTTTTGTCTGTAGCTACTTGTTTCTTTTCAGTCTAGAAGTGGAAATTAAAGGGAAAGCTATTTGATTGCCTGTTTCTTGGTTATCCGTCATGAGTTAGTTTTAAATTAACACTACACAGTTAGGCACATGTATACTGTTTAGTAATAACTGACCAAGGAAAAGACAGTGGGTCAACTGCTttcagtctcaccagtgcttgccaggcagtgggggttgcCCTCGTATAAATGCAAATACATAAATGAATGTGTCGAAAGCTCGTCTTTTTAATCAAAATTATTAATGTAAAGCAATGCTTGAAATTGAACTTGGCTCTGTGGCCCAAAGATGAAGACTAGAAGGCAAGTCCCATCCTGGGAActagtttcaaatatttgcaccTGTAGCTCCAGCTGCAATCCAGGTCCATTGTAAAATGGAcaaggagagattttttttattattattactttaaaTTGTATAGCATTTCAGACTTTCTGTAAAATGAGTGCAAGTTAAAGTTCTGGGACCCTCCATAAAGTAATAGTATAACCTATTATTATAATAGTATAACCTGTGATCCCTTGGTGAATGTAAGCCCCAGCTTGGAAAACTCATATTTAATTCCCACCCCCTccaacacccacacacacacccacccacacctccctCCAAACTGTTTCAAAGAAGGCCATGTTGAACACTGTCTTGGTTGCTAAGAGTGGCTTGAATATTGTCACTCAGCAGTGTTTAATGCCCTGTTGAGAGGAGAAATCAGAACATGGCAACAAGTCGTTTTATTTTTGGTCAATTTATTTTACTTCAATAAAACCGCTGCAAAACTAGCTACTAAATCTGCAAATAAAGCTCATTTGGCGATCATTAGAAGCTATGAAACATTACTTCTCAACTGACTAATGTGGGTCCTCTAGGTATAACGATAGGTATTCCACCTGAACTCATAATAATCAAATTAACAATGTAAATAAATGTTTAAGTAAAACCACTGTAATTCTTTTGCACAGTGTTATTTCATGTTGATAAGGCATTGCTTCAGTTATAGAAAAAACATAATTTCTGTGACTAAACATGAATTCAAACTCGACTAAGGTTTCTATGTTTAAAATGCATAGCGTTGGATAcatattgaaaaataaaacttctGTGCTATCTTAACCAATAAGAGAATTAGAAACTGTATTCAGGACCCTACTCCAATATAAAGTTGTATATAGTTTAATTGTATACAAATGTGGATATTTCAGCTAGCACTGGCCTAGAAGGCACTATTTCTGCAGTACCGTTGGTTATACTAGTACTTTGTTTTGGGAGAGCCTCTGTGTTCATGGTTCGGTGGTGCTTTACTACCCCATAATCCTGATAAATTCCAACCTGCCATTTTGCTACAGATCCAAGAAGATCCTGGACCATCAGTTTGAATCTGGTGACAAGTGAGTAAATATTTTGGAAGAGCCTGTTTGCTGTTAAAAATGACAAAGGTGGTGGGGTCATGGGCATCATCTACTACACTGTCACATTTGTATGTACTTTTACCATCTACTTCAAAGGCTGGTGGCACAATGCAAGATGGCCCACCTCTGGTATAAAAGCCTGTTATTACTTCTGCCTCAAATACACAAATAAGATGGTCCTTGTCACATTGCTTATTATCCTCTATTAAGTGTCTGGGGTTCTTTTTAAAGTAGATACCAGATCCATATGCTTGttctgaaagaaaaaagggaaaaaagttattttagaATGACAGATTCTTCATGGTTCTAGCAACGACTACTTAAATTCTAGGTTACATTTTCTCTGCCTTTCACATTGGACTATTTCTGCAAGTAATAAAGCTGGGGGGAAGAACTAATGTCTCCTGATGCTTTACACCCATCTTAAATTAGATGTCTATATTCTGCCCTGAGATACTTGCACACAACTCCTCCTGTCTTAAAGGGAAATTGAGAAATCTGGTTATCAGAGGGAAGAATCTGTGTCATAACGTTTAATGGGTATCAGTGGACAGTGTAGTAAGCAGTAGTCAATAGAAATCTCAGTGTTGTGAATCTGAATCCTTTCTTTTGAAATTTTACTTTGAGAGAATGTTAGCTGTAGTTCTCCCATTTTCACACCAGGTATATCTTAGTAACGGGTTATGGCATGTTGCTGCTTTTTGAAGAGCTAATCATCAAAGGGCCTGACATGATAGCGTTTGGGCAGATTGCCACATGGTATTAATGCCTAAATTCCAATCTT
Coding sequences:
- the FAIM gene encoding fas apoptotic inhibitory molecule 1 isoform X2; translated protein: MGRERSGWCPGNGRRIRRTGLGGRRTWRRRVRMTVINQHPPFRLGDVGFDSATLDPARRRRPSAWRASVRTSSGALKKAGETPGNLRPRLVRRLERSHYGQLEKMSDLVAVWEVALSDGVHKIEFEHGTTSGKRVVYVDGKEEIRKEWMFKLVGKETFTVGAAKAKATINIDAVSGFAYEYTLEIDGKSLKKYMESRSKTTNTWVLSLDGMDCRVVLEKDTMDVWCNGKKMETVGEFVEDGTETHFSVGNHDCCIKAVSSGKRREGIIHTLIVDDREIPEAVE